CGCTGGGGGCCGGAAAAGACAAACTGTGTATCCCTCACTTCAACCAATTGGCTGGCACTCTGACCGGTTACACTATCAACTGCGGTCACCGTAATGGTTCGATTAGCGGGATCACCACCCACATCCAGCGTTGCAGAGACTCGCCCTGAAGAGTTAGTTATGGTGCGTTCACCCGGTAAAATACCACCCGATGATGCGGAGAATTCAATAGCAGCATTCTCTACATAGTTATTGTCGCTGTCCCGAGCCACTGCGGTCAAAGTAACCGTACTTGAGCCATCGGATGGCATTTGTGGGCTACTAACCAATAGTGAAATATTCGTTACATTAGAGGTGGGATGGGGGGGAGGGTCACTGACATTAACAGTGCGTGTTAACTGCGTTGCAAAATTACCCGCTGCATCACTGACATCGTAAGTCACTACATAAGTACCTACCGCCGCAGTATCCACCGCATCGCCAGCAACAACAATATGCGCTGTTATATTGCCATCGACATTGTCCAAAGCAAAAAAACCGGGATCAACATAGGCATCACCAACCGATAGATTTAATGGATTATCACCGAGCAGTATGATTTCTGGAGCGTCCATATCACTGACATTAACAGTGCGTGTTAACTGCGTTGCAGAATTCCCCGCTGCATCACTGACATCGTAAGTCACTGTATAAGTACCTACCGCCGCAGTATCCACCGCATCGCCAGCAACAACAATATGCGCTGTTATATTGCCATCAACATTGTCCAAAGCAAAAGATCCGGGATCAACATAAGTATCACCAACCGGTAGATTTAATGGATCATCACCGAGCAGTATGATTTCTGGAGCGTCCTGATCACGAACGTTAATGGTGCGCGTTAATGGCGTTGCAGAGTTCCCCGCTGCATCACTGACATCGTAAGTCACTATATAAGCACCTACCGCCGCAGTGTCCACCACATCGCCAGCAACAACAATATGCGCTGTTACGTTGCCATCGACATTATCAGAAGCCGTGGCACCGGGATCAACGTAAGTATCACCAACCGATAAATCCAACGGATTTTCACCGGCTAATGTTATTTCGGGTACGGTTGTATCCGTTGCACCACCGCCATCATCTCCATCCACACAGGCCGTCAACAACAAAAACATGAAAATGACAGTACCCCGAATCCACTTCACCGATGACATAACATCCTCCATTATTTTTTATTCAGCGTGAATACCGCGTATTCACTGCCAGTAAATCACATAATAAAATTACCATACCACATTATAATCTTGGTCATTCATAATCGGATAGCCAAAAAAGGGAAGGGGGTCCGGAAGGGGGTCAAATACCATATTGATTTTTTGCCCTGTT
This Gammaproteobacteria bacterium DNA region includes the following protein-coding sequences:
- a CDS encoding DUF5011 domain-containing protein, with protein sequence MSSVKWIRGTVIFMFLLLTACVDGDDGGGATDTTVPEITLAGENPLDLSVGDTYVDPGATASDNVDGNVTAHIVVAGDVVDTAAVGAYIVTYDVSDAAGNSATPLTRTINVRDQDAPEIILLGDDPLNLPVGDTYVDPGSFALDNVDGNITAHIVVAGDAVDTAAVGTYTVTYDVSDAAGNSATQLTRTVNVSDMDAPEIILLGDNPLNLSVGDAYVDPGFFALDNVDGNITAHIVVAGDAVDTAAVGTYVVTYDVSDAAGNFATQLTRTVNVSDPPPHPTSNVTNISLLVSSPQMPSDGSSTVTLTAVARDSDNNYVENAAIEFSASSGGILPGERTITNSSGRVSATLDVGGDPANRTITVTAVDSVTGQSASQLVEVRDTQFVFSGPQR